TCCTCGGCACCTTCCTTGCAACGGCCGTCCTTGCCGGCGGCGGGGCGGCCTACGCGGCGAACGGCACGGGGGACAAGCCGGCGCCGCACCAGGGCCAGGGCAAGGATGCCCGCCGCCAGCACGGCCCGAAGGACCCGGCCCGCCTCATCAAGCGCTTCGATAAGAATGGCGACGGCAAGCTGACCGTCGCGGAGCTCCCCGAGAAGGCGCAGAGGCGGCTCGGCAAGGCGGACACGAACAAGGACGGCAACCTGTCGGCCGAGGAGCTCAAGGCGCACGCCGAGCAGCGCATGAAGGACCGGCAGGCGAAGCAGAAGGCGCGCTTCGCCAAGAAGGACAAGAACGGCGACGGCTTCCTCACCAGGGACGAGGTGGGCGAGAAGCGCTGGGAGCGGGTGAAGGCGGCGGACGCGAACCGCGACGGCAAGCTGAGCCCCGATGAGCTGCGCGCGGCGCGCGGCGCCCGCAAGGCCCCGGCAGCGCGGTAGAGCAGCGAGGTCAGCGCCGCGGCGCCGTCGCCTCGCCGGACGCCGTCTCCTCGGCGGGCGCTGTCTCCTCGCCAGCGCCCGCCGCCGCCGTGGCGGCGCGCTTCCTCGGACGCTTCGGGAAGAGCGGGAGCTGCCGCTCCAGCACCTGGCTCCGCCAGGCGAGCAGGGTCTGCGCGCGCCGGCGCGCCGTCTCCTTCCCAATGCCCGCGGTGAAGCGGAAGATGCGCCGCGCGAGCGCCTCCCGCGTTGGCGCCGAGGGCTCGAAGAGATCCGGCGCGACCTCCTTCACGACCTCGCAGGCGAAGATCGCGCGCCGCAGGTGCGTCCGCTCGTCGGCAGAGCCGGACGAGGTGGCGAGCAGCTCGCGTGCCGCGGGCGTGATCGAGGCGCCGTCGTCGCCGAGCCAGCCGAGGACGCGGGCAGCGGCGAGCGCATAGCCGACGTGCCGCAAGGAGATGCCCGTCTGCTCGGAGATCCGCTCCTTCTCGGTCACCCCGCCCGAGAGCGCCTCCAGCACGCGCCGCACGTTCGCGAGGTTGTCGGCCTGGGGGATCTCGGCGCTGTGCAACAGGCGGGTCGTCGGCATGGGCGGCAAGGAACCCCCGGCCCCCGGCCGGGAGACGACACCATAGCGCGCCAAGGCACGGCGTGGGTCTCGAAGACGCCCGCCGGGCTGGGCGCGTCGCCGCCGCTCTTCTCCAGCGCGCACGCTGCGCCGGCGGGCCGTGGGCGCCTGGTCCCTGTGCCAGAGCTGTCTGCGCCTGGCACACATGGCGCAGCGCGCCAGCGGGCGCGCTCGGGAAAGCGCCCGGATCGCGCGGAGCGGCGATGGAACGGTTGCTGCCAAGTCTGCCAGGGCCGACGCTGACGTCGAGTCCGCCACGGCCCTCCGGGACATCGCGCCTGAAGGTAAAGCGCTCCGGTCTTCCCCCCTACAGCTCTCTCGCGTGTTCCAGGTGCTCCCCATGAGAATGAGGTCCTTTCTTCGCGCATTGACCCGCTGGCAAGCAACTCCCGTGTTCACCCTCGCGCTGCTGTGTCTCCACTGCAGCTCGAGCGTCGAGGCGGACTCGATGGGCGGCGGCGCCGCCGGCGAGGGCGGCAGCGGTAGTTCCACCGGCGAGGGGAGCGTCGGCAGCGCCTCGACGGGCGAGGGCGGCGGCAGCAGCTCCAATGGAGCGGGCGCTGGCGGCTCCACGGGGGAAGGCGGCAGCTCCACGGGGGAAGGTGGCGGCGGAGGCTCCACGGGGGCGGGCGGTGGCGGCGGGTGCCGCCTGCCGGACAACCCCGCGGTGTTCGAGATCGGGACCGGCGAGACCTGCTTCGAGAGCATCGAGGGGGGCGCCACGCTGCCGGTGACGGCCGGGCCCCAGGGGGGATATCACCTCTGGTTCGCCGTCGGCTGCACCGACTGCGGGGAGAGGGTGCGTGTTCGGTACAGCGTCAAGGACCCTGCGACCGGGGACCTGTTCCCGCCGGGCGTGCCGCAGGAGGGGATGATCGAGCTCGTCCCCGGGGAGTTCCCGCACGCGTACGGGCTCATTGCGTTCCTCCCCGGAAGAGTGTGGGATCCGGCCGCCGCGCTCAAGGAGGGGACCCACGTGCTCCTCGCGGCGGAGGCGCGCAACGACGACGGTTCGGCGAAGCACACGGCGCAGGTGGAGGTCGTCCTCGGCGCCACCGTGGCCTGGGGGCCGCCGTGCAGCGACGATCCGGCGACCTGCGGCGCCCCCGGCGGGGCGCCGTGCTGCACCGACTGAGCGATGCAGCGCGGAGCCCATGTTCGGTGCGCCCGGCGCGGGTTCTCCCGACTTGCGCGCCGGGCGGCGGCGGCGTGGATCAGAAGACGACGCCGCCGGGCGAGCAATACTGGTCGAGGAGGGGCGAAGGCGTCGCCGACACGTTGGCGTCGTCCACGTAGTACACGGCCGGCCCGCCGATCGTGTAGATATAGACCTCGTTGTTGAAGGACGTGCCGCAGGTCTGGAGGTACTCCCACTTTCCGGTCTGGGTCGAGGTCCTCGTGTTATAACCCGTCCCGCCGCTGCCGAGCCCTATTGTCACCTGCCCGGTCACTGTATAGACCCAGACGCTGAACCGCAGGTAGGGGTTGTTCGGCGGCGGGCTGGCAGATGTCCAGTACTGCTGGGCGATGCCGCCGTTGGTCGTCGTCGCGGACACGAGGAGGCTGCGCCTGTTGGCCGTGTGCACGACGTCGGTCTTGAGCCATGTCGCGATGGCGCCGTAGTTCAGATCATTGCTCGTGGCAGGCCAGGAGTCCGCCGCGGTGCCCCAGCCGGCGAACCATGACGCATTGGCGCTACCATGATCGATGAAGCCCGACGGGATGCCGGCCTGCGCGTTCTCGAAGCCGGGGTTATAAAGCAAGTTGACGA
The DNA window shown above is from Sorangium aterium and carries:
- a CDS encoding EF-hand domain-containing protein codes for the protein MTLALFSNKTHSAIRRFVLGTFLATAVLAGGGAAYAANGTGDKPAPHQGQGKDARRQHGPKDPARLIKRFDKNGDGKLTVAELPEKAQRRLGKADTNKDGNLSAEELKAHAEQRMKDRQAKQKARFAKKDKNGDGFLTRDEVGEKRWERVKAADANRDGKLSPDELRAARGARKAPAAR